One part of the Solanum dulcamara chromosome 3, daSolDulc1.2, whole genome shotgun sequence genome encodes these proteins:
- the LOC129883082 gene encoding serine/threonine receptor-like kinase NFP, whose amino-acid sequence MITKPMFGFPLLFFLSLIFNQNICYAQEPPSISGYTCNPNQFDPCQTYVLYRARGPEFLDLASIGDLFSVSRLMIANPSNISNPNTTLVNDQPLFVPITCSCHNINTTFGSISYAGLNYSFNSGDTMYGISTGKFQNLTTFQSVEAVNPTVVPTNIDIGQSIKFPIFCKCPNRTQNQPRLLITYVIQPSDNISSIASRFGITPQSIRQINGNTSKILDTLFIPLSNLPNLTQPAASNTPPLPSPPPQTPVIQENDRKWTVIGLAIGLGVCGLLLILVVGLFYREKSVKKEKYSDVERQKSLYLGSKKGSLDKDVEVNLMADVSECLDKYKMYKMEQLWEATDGFDEGCLIQGSVYKGTIDGEVFAIKKMKWNAREELKILQKVNHGNLVKLEGFCIDPKEANCYLVYEYVENGSLHSWLHSEKPEKLSWKTRLRIATDVANGLLYIHEHTRPRVVHKDIKSSNILLDSNMRAKVANFGLAKSGCNAITMHIVGTQGYIAPEYLADGIVSTKMDVFSFGVVLLELVSGKEAIDDEGKVLWAKIGDFSEGSEERKVRKLQEWMDESLLREEFTMESVVNVMSVAISCLNKDPSRRPGMIEIVYALSKSIDLFSDVSEEGLSPRQVTAR is encoded by the exons ATGATAACAAAACCTATGTTTGGTTTTCCACTTCTCTTCTTCTTATCACTCATCTTCAACCAAAATATATGTTATGCACAAGAACCACCAAGTATATCAGGATATACTTGTAATCCTAACCAATTCGATCCATGTCAAACTTATGTGTTATACAGAGCTAGAGGACCAGAGTTTCTTGATTTAGCCTCAATTGGTGATCTCTTTTCAGTAAGTAGGCTAATGATCGCAAACCCCAGTAATATTTCCAACCCAAACACAACTCTTGTCAATGACCAACCCCTTTTTGTCCCCATCACATGTTCTTgccacaacatcaacacaacTTTTGGTAGCATATCTTATGCTGGCCTAAACTACAGTTTCAACTCAGGTGACACTATGTATGGTATATCAACAGGCAAATTCCAAAATCTTACTACTTTTCAATCCGTTGAGGCTGTTAATCCAACTGTTGTACCAACAAACATTGACATAGGTCAATCCATAAAATTCCCAATTTTTTGCAAGTGTCCAAACAGGACACAAAATCAACCAAGATTACTCATAACTTATGTTATTCAACCTTCTGATAACATTTCTTCAATTGCTTCAAGATTTGGGATAACCCCACAATCCATAAGACAAATTAATGGAAATACTTCCAAGATTCTTGATACCCTTTTCATCCCTCTTTCTAATCTTCCTAATCTTACACAGCCAGCAGCTTCAAACACCCCACCCCTACCCTCACCCCCACCCCAAACACCAGTAATCCAAGAAAATGACAGAAAATGGACTGTCATAGGGTTAGCAATTGGTTTAGGGGTTTGTGGGCTGCTGTTGATTTTGGTTGTTGGTTTGTTTTACAGAGAGAAATcagtaaagaaagaaaagtataGTGATGTAGAAAGACAAAAAAGTTTGTATCTTGGATCAAAAAAAGGGTCTTTGGATAAAGatgttgaagtgaatttgaTGGCTGATGTATCAGAATGTTTGGACAAGTATAAAATGTATAAAATGGAACAGCTTTGGGAAGCAACAGATGGATTTGATGAAGGGTGTTTGATACAAGGATCTGTGTATAAAGGAACAATTGATGGGGAAGTGTTTGCAATCAAGAAAATGAAGTGGAATGCCCGTGAAGAACTCAAAATCTTGCAAAAG GTGAACCATGGGAATTTGGTCAAGCTAGAGGGGTTTTGCATAGACCCTAAAGAAGCAAATTGCTACTTAGTGTACGAGTATGTTGAAAATGGTTCACTACATTCTTGGCTTCATAGTGAAAAACCTGAAAAATTGAGCTGGAAAACAAGACTAAGAATTGCCACTGATGTTGCAAATGGTCTCTTATACATTCATGAACATACAAGGCCAAGGGTTGTCCACAAAGACATCAAAAGTAGCAACATTCTCCTAGACTCCAACATGAGAGCTAAAGTTGCCAATTTTGGTCTAGCTAAATCAGGGTGCAATGCAATAACAATGCACATTGTGGGTACTCAGGGGTACATCGCCCCTGAGTACCTCGCCGATGGGATTGTATCCACCAAAATGGATGTTTTCTCATTTGGGGTTGTGTTGCTTGAGCTCGTGTCAGGGAAGGAGGCCATCGACGATGAAGGGAAAGTCTTGTGGGCAAAAATTGGCGATTTTTCGGAAGGGAGTGAAGAGAGAAAGGTGAGGAAATTGCAAGAATGGATGGATGAAAGTCTTTTAAGGGAAGAATTTACAATGGAGAGTGTTGTGAATGTGATGTCTGTGGCTATTTCTTGTTTGAATAAAGATCCTTCAAGAAGGCCAGGCATGATTGAAATTGTGTATGCCTTGTCTAAAAGTATTGATCTATTTTCTGATGTCTCAGAGGAGGGACTATCTCCAAGGCAAGTCACAGCAAGATAG